A single genomic interval of Syntrophobotulus glycolicus DSM 8271 harbors:
- a CDS encoding phage protease, with translation MAKLFACRGGQSEVNGAPEKVKLLPLGHVKSQKGDFDVDEESFRLMKQTFLERGNDIVIDYEHQTLKDVQAPAGGWIKDLSIEDGAIVAKVEWTPQGKKYLENREYRYLSPVVLVRKSDGKAIVLHSAALTNTPAIDGMFPIINSIKLDDYEGGNDMDIIKKLAALLGLGEDATEEQVTEALKAAVADAKKFKEGTENKNPEGGSEDEGKVVSNKVICEMLGLKAGAKTEDVAAAIVALTNKKPEGSVSEKEFKELKDKIARRDADDAVLMALKAGKLTPAQKDWATQYALKDPEGFKSFVEKAPQGVPMGELDIETKANKEETFDEATLLICKQLGVSEDDLKKYGKDVR, from the coding sequence ATGGCAAAATTATTCGCCTGTAGAGGCGGTCAGTCAGAAGTAAACGGAGCACCCGAGAAGGTGAAGCTCCTCCCCCTCGGACACGTCAAGAGTCAAAAGGGCGACTTCGACGTCGATGAGGAAAGCTTCCGTTTGATGAAGCAGACTTTTCTCGAACGGGGTAACGACATCGTGATTGACTATGAGCATCAGACGCTCAAAGATGTACAGGCTCCGGCGGGCGGATGGATTAAAGACCTATCCATTGAGGACGGAGCGATTGTGGCTAAAGTGGAATGGACTCCGCAGGGAAAGAAGTATCTCGAAAACCGGGAATACCGCTATCTCTCGCCCGTTGTCCTCGTCCGCAAGTCGGACGGCAAGGCAATAGTCCTACACTCGGCAGCATTGACGAACACACCCGCCATTGACGGGATGTTTCCGATAATCAATTCCATCAAACTTGATGATTATGAAGGAGGTAACGACATGGACATCATTAAAAAGCTCGCGGCTCTGCTCGGACTCGGTGAGGACGCAACCGAAGAGCAGGTCACGGAAGCCCTCAAGGCAGCCGTCGCGGATGCCAAGAAGTTCAAGGAGGGCACAGAGAACAAGAATCCTGAAGGCGGTTCGGAGGATGAAGGCAAGGTCGTCTCAAACAAGGTGATTTGCGAGATGCTCGGGCTGAAGGCCGGAGCCAAGACCGAAGACGTGGCCGCCGCAATCGTGGCGCTCACAAACAAGAAGCCGGAGGGCTCTGTTTCTGAGAAGGAGTTCAAAGAGCTCAAGGACAAAATCGCCCGCAGGGATGCAGACGACGCCGTCCTCATGGCCCTGAAGGCCGGGAAACTGACTCCGGCTCAAAAGGATTGGGCGACGCAGTACGCACTCAAAGACCCGGAGGGATTCAAGTCCTTCGTTGAGAAGGCCCCCCAGGGCGTCCCGATGGGCGAGCTTGACATCGAGACCAAGGCGAACAAAGAGGAAACCTTCGACGAGGCGACGCTGCTCATTTGCAAGCAGCTTGGCGTCAGCGAGGACGACCTCAAGAAGTACGGAAAGGATGTGAGATAA
- a CDS encoding N-acetylmuramoyl-L-alanine amidase, whose protein sequence is MKKVTIDPGHAPGNVNKGPTGYYEYAGMWKLSNFLRNALIRCGIDASLTRSENEDPSLDERGKRAKGSDVFISEHSNAANGQARGVECFYSVRIAQDKAWAGKLSAAVSKVMGNNDRGAKTRESETTKGYDYYGVIRSAVAAGVPHVFLIENGFHDNAVDEAFLKVDANLESMAEAQVKVICELLGVTYIEKGAVPAEQLYRVRKTWEDAKSQVGAYRILENAKVECDKNPGYSVFDEKGQKVYPLSSSVPQPPKEEPKEQGTLIMGKTEATAAQMAAYALKVNPKPLLPSCTIEELAKIFVEEAEVEGVRADVAWAQSLKETGCFKYGGIVLPEQNNYAGIGALNGNSQGQAASFESPRLGARAQIQHLKAYASTEALKQACVDPRFGLVKRGSAIYIEWLGAGDNPNGAGWAYPGNGYGADIIKILNAILKEPVVLPPPQETPQEESSVPRWQRDGFDKLVAAGVISSPEYWSAKLGDTITIGEVFGILGKMCK, encoded by the coding sequence ATGAAAAAAGTAACCATCGACCCCGGCCACGCTCCGGGGAATGTGAATAAAGGCCCTACCGGGTATTATGAATATGCCGGGATGTGGAAGCTCTCAAACTTCCTCAGAAACGCCCTCATCAGGTGCGGGATTGATGCCAGTCTGACAAGGTCGGAAAACGAAGACCCGAGTCTTGATGAGCGCGGCAAGCGTGCCAAAGGGAGCGACGTCTTCATCAGCGAACACTCCAACGCCGCCAATGGTCAAGCCCGTGGAGTAGAGTGCTTCTATTCAGTCCGCATCGCCCAAGACAAGGCTTGGGCCGGAAAACTTTCGGCAGCGGTCTCAAAGGTCATGGGGAATAATGACCGGGGAGCCAAGACAAGAGAATCGGAGACAACCAAAGGATATGATTATTACGGAGTTATCCGTTCCGCCGTGGCTGCTGGCGTGCCGCACGTATTCCTGATTGAAAACGGGTTCCACGACAACGCAGTGGACGAGGCGTTCCTGAAGGTGGACGCTAACCTTGAAAGCATGGCTGAGGCTCAAGTAAAGGTCATTTGCGAGCTCCTCGGCGTGACGTACATTGAAAAGGGCGCAGTTCCCGCAGAGCAGCTCTACAGGGTGCGGAAAACTTGGGAGGATGCAAAGTCTCAGGTTGGAGCGTACAGAATCCTTGAGAATGCAAAGGTGGAATGCGACAAGAATCCGGGGTACAGCGTGTTTGATGAGAAGGGCCAAAAGGTTTATCCTCTTTCCTCCTCTGTACCGCAGCCGCCGAAGGAAGAGCCAAAGGAACAGGGGACGCTCATCATGGGCAAGACGGAGGCGACGGCGGCGCAGATGGCAGCCTACGCGCTGAAGGTAAATCCAAAACCTCTCCTTCCCTCCTGCACTATTGAGGAGCTGGCGAAGATATTCGTCGAGGAGGCAGAAGTTGAAGGTGTGAGGGCGGATGTTGCTTGGGCTCAGTCCCTCAAGGAGACAGGGTGCTTCAAATATGGCGGCATCGTCCTTCCTGAGCAAAACAATTACGCAGGTATCGGAGCCTTAAACGGAAACAGCCAAGGACAGGCCGCAAGCTTTGAGAGCCCGAGACTCGGAGCCAGGGCACAAATACAACACCTGAAGGCGTATGCCAGCACAGAAGCGTTAAAACAGGCGTGCGTCGACCCTCGCTTCGGTTTAGTCAAGAGAGGCTCCGCAATATATATTGAGTGGCTGGGAGCCGGAGACAATCCCAACGGGGCCGGATGGGCGTATCCGGGCAACGGCTACGGAGCCGACATCATCAAGATACTCAATGCCATATTGAAGGAGCCCGTTGTCCTCCCTCCTCCCCAAGAAACGCCGCAGGAGGAGTCAAGCGTTCCCCGGTGGCAGCGCGACGGCTTTGACAAGCTGGTCGCGGCGGGCGTCATCAGTAGCCCGGAATACTGGTCGGCCAAGCTCGGGGACACAATCACAATCGGGGAGGTCTTCGGGATACTCGGCAAAATGTGTAAATAA
- a CDS encoding regulatory protein GemA: MAGKAYGGRNRPRYSIRTIWGLAKSPELSLDDEDLYGIIGRETGKDSMRKLTQGEVDKVCRVLSNMKDDVNRAERGKRTDEGGNPQTEKLRRKIYALTGELGWNNNNDRINGFVKKMFKVDRIEWLTVPQSHKLIEALKKMVDRKEEGDAGENKET, from the coding sequence ATGGCAGGGAAAGCATATGGGGGGCGCAATCGCCCCCGCTATTCTATCCGCACCATTTGGGGGCTCGCGAAGTCCCCGGAGCTCTCCCTTGACGATGAAGACCTGTACGGCATCATCGGGCGGGAGACGGGCAAGGACAGCATGAGGAAGCTGACGCAGGGCGAAGTCGACAAGGTGTGCCGGGTACTCTCCAACATGAAGGACGATGTCAACCGGGCTGAGCGCGGCAAGCGGACGGACGAGGGCGGCAATCCTCAGACCGAGAAGCTCCGCCGCAAGATTTACGCCCTCACCGGGGAGCTCGGATGGAACAACAACAATGACCGAATCAACGGCTTTGTCAAAAAGATGTTCAAGGTCGACCGCATCGAATGGCTGACAGTTCCGCAGAGCCACAAGCTCATTGAGGCCCTCAAGAAGATGGTCGACAGGAAGGAGGAAGGCGATGCCGGGGAAAACAAAGAAACCTAA
- a CDS encoding DUF935 domain-containing protein: MSKKKQRQQQTKAPALRRPDLTEIAVAQVQDKYSDYPSNGLTPVKLATIFKEADAGDVLRQMELFEEMEEKDPHLFSQLQTRKNAVTGLDFEVIPFDADDERDKEIAEFVAQEIESLENFEDMAMDLLDAIGKGIAVSEIIWDYDDGRVVVKEIKNRHQKRFFWDAEDNFKVVTKEYPSGIIVPENKFIIHRYKARSGHPSRAGVLRVVAWMYLFKNYDLKDWVSFCEVFGMPLRLGKYAQGASEEDKAALMRALVQIGSDAAGIIPDGTEIEFKESSKTSSLDIYERLARYCDEQMSKAILGQTLTSDSGGGSYAQSKTHNEVRHDLTVADCKALAATLRRDLIRPLVLFNFGEDRRIPYIRYDCEEAGDLKETVDIYEKLICSIGLKVPTSHLYKKFSIPKPENGEEVAAPSKGSALPIPMKEQTAEVVTNEATAAGAEKVELKGQAAGEPGTQQRIDGLTAAAIKQSSGLFKKLFAPVLKMLDNTEDLDAVKKLFENEELVERLAGEMDVKDIEELLQKAMLYADLEGRVIRDE, from the coding sequence TTGAGCAAAAAGAAACAAAGGCAGCAGCAGACGAAAGCTCCGGCCCTGAGAAGGCCCGACCTCACGGAAATCGCGGTCGCACAGGTACAGGACAAATATTCGGACTACCCGAGCAACGGCCTCACGCCCGTCAAGCTGGCAACCATCTTCAAGGAAGCGGACGCCGGGGATGTCCTCCGGCAGATGGAGCTCTTCGAGGAGATGGAGGAAAAAGACCCGCATCTCTTCTCGCAGCTTCAGACCCGCAAGAACGCCGTCACGGGCCTCGACTTTGAAGTTATCCCCTTTGATGCGGATGACGAGCGGGACAAGGAAATCGCCGAGTTCGTGGCGCAGGAAATCGAGAGCCTCGAAAACTTCGAGGACATGGCGATGGACTTGCTTGACGCAATCGGCAAAGGCATCGCGGTCTCTGAAATCATATGGGACTATGACGATGGCCGAGTCGTTGTCAAGGAAATCAAGAACAGACATCAGAAGCGTTTCTTTTGGGATGCGGAGGACAACTTCAAAGTCGTCACCAAGGAATACCCGAGCGGCATCATTGTCCCTGAGAACAAGTTTATAATCCACCGCTACAAGGCCCGCAGCGGACACCCGTCAAGGGCGGGCGTTCTGAGGGTCGTCGCGTGGATGTACCTCTTCAAAAACTACGACCTGAAGGATTGGGTCAGCTTTTGCGAGGTCTTCGGGATGCCCCTTCGCCTCGGCAAGTACGCCCAGGGCGCAAGCGAGGAAGACAAGGCCGCTCTCATGCGAGCCCTCGTTCAGATCGGCTCCGATGCGGCGGGCATCATCCCGGACGGGACGGAAATCGAGTTCAAGGAGTCCAGCAAGACATCAAGCCTCGACATATACGAACGGCTCGCCCGGTACTGTGACGAGCAGATGTCAAAAGCTATCCTTGGACAGACGCTCACCAGCGACTCCGGGGGCGGCAGCTACGCACAAAGCAAGACGCACAACGAAGTCCGTCACGACCTCACGGTCGCAGACTGCAAGGCTCTTGCCGCGACGCTCCGCCGTGACCTTATCCGACCCCTCGTCCTCTTCAATTTTGGCGAGGACAGGCGCATTCCGTACATCCGTTACGATTGCGAGGAGGCCGGAGACCTCAAGGAAACGGTCGACATCTATGAGAAACTGATTTGCAGTATTGGGCTCAAAGTCCCGACCTCTCACCTATATAAGAAGTTCTCCATCCCGAAGCCGGAAAACGGTGAGGAAGTGGCAGCTCCGAGCAAAGGCTCCGCCCTACCCATCCCGATGAAGGAGCAAACGGCGGAGGTCGTCACCAATGAAGCAACGGCAGCCGGAGCCGAAAAGGTCGAACTCAAGGGACAGGCAGCCGGAGAGCCGGGAACGCAGCAGCGCATCGACGGCCTCACGGCAGCGGCAATCAAACAGAGCTCGGGCCTGTTCAAGAAGCTTTTCGCTCCCGTTCTCAAGATGCTTGACAACACCGAAGACCTCGACGCTGTCAAGAAACTCTTTGAAAACGAGGAGCTCGTCGAGCGGCTTGCCGGGGAAATGGATGTCAAAGACATTGAGGAGCTCCTTCAAAAGGCGATGCTATATGCAGACCTTGAGGGGCGGGTGATACGGGATGAATGA
- a CDS encoding Mu-like prophage major head subunit gpT family protein: protein MIVNQQALRGIFTGFKTIFAKAFDETKPLYDRVATVVPSVTGEENYKWLGTIPMMREWIGDRQIKSLTASDYTIKNKDFEVTVGVPRNDIEDDRVGLYTPAIQSLGQSAALHPDELVFVLLPGGFTNKCYDGLPFFSDAHKVGKKTFSNKGTAKLSPESYAAARAAIMSVTDEHGKPLKIVPDLLVVGPALETEARKILLADQIDGTTNILKGTAEPLVVPDLAGNDSMWFLLCTKKPIKPLIYQERQKPKFVSLTNETDENVFMRKEFLYGADSRGNSGYAFWQMAYGSDGTAQ, encoded by the coding sequence ATGATAGTTAATCAGCAAGCACTCCGGGGCATTTTTACCGGGTTCAAGACCATCTTTGCCAAAGCCTTTGACGAAACAAAGCCCCTCTATGACAGGGTGGCGACGGTCGTCCCTTCCGTTACAGGGGAAGAGAATTACAAATGGCTCGGCACTATCCCCATGATGCGGGAATGGATTGGAGACCGTCAGATTAAAAGTTTGACGGCATCCGATTACACCATCAAGAACAAGGACTTCGAGGTAACGGTCGGCGTTCCCCGCAACGACATCGAGGACGACCGTGTCGGGCTCTACACTCCGGCGATTCAGTCCCTCGGTCAGAGCGCGGCCCTGCATCCCGACGAGCTTGTCTTCGTACTGCTCCCGGGCGGATTCACAAACAAATGCTATGATGGGCTGCCGTTTTTCTCGGACGCCCACAAGGTCGGCAAAAAGACCTTCAGCAACAAGGGAACGGCCAAACTTTCGCCGGAATCCTATGCAGCGGCGAGGGCGGCAATCATGTCGGTAACGGACGAACACGGCAAGCCTCTCAAGATTGTCCCCGACCTTCTCGTCGTTGGCCCGGCCTTAGAGACCGAAGCGAGGAAGATTCTTCTCGCCGACCAGATTGACGGCACAACCAACATCCTGAAGGGAACGGCGGAGCCGCTGGTTGTTCCCGACCTGGCCGGAAATGATTCGATGTGGTTCCTGCTTTGCACCAAGAAGCCCATCAAGCCTCTCATTTACCAAGAGAGACAGAAGCCGAAGTTTGTGAGCCTGACCAACGAGACCGACGAGAACGTCTTCATGAGAAAAGAATTCCTCTACGGAGCCGACTCTCGCGGAAATTCCGGGTATGCCTTCTGGCAAATGGCCTACGGCAGCGACGGTACAGCACAGTAA
- the terL gene encoding phage terminase large subunit, with amino-acid sequence MINLKEYIEKLEEPEDREEVANRQYQRELFETYATREGKHQKERAQLFKEYQDGAELTGEKGLRKRLGAFDLEYFGRAYLPHYFVRESPKFHGELDDIWEDGVMKGKNAIRDAKEISRAEGCRRAIEAPRGHAKSTTFTFKDTVHASAYGYKHYIIILSDSSEQAEGFLTDIKTEYEENAALREDFGDMQGKVWKAGVILLSNGVKIEAIGSGKKIRGRRHKQWRPDLILCDDLENDENVNTPEQRKKLRNWFYKAVSKAGDTYTDIVYIGTLLHFDALLANVAKNPQYKTVKYRGVISFAKNEKLWSAWEAIYTDLNNDDRQEDAKAFFEANREEMLEGTEVLWEAKLSYYDLMVIRVSEGESSFNSEIQNDPIDPESCAFNEEWFSYYKDDEVDFSDGRFLFVGANDPSLGKNKKSDTSAIIGLAKDTRTGYMYVVVASIEKRKPDVIIEDAIETSKRLRRDYKKPFAKFRVETVQFQHFFKDVMAQRSAEAGEYLPIEEVNSIQNKDLRIQSLQPFVKNGYIKFNEKHKTLLQQMKEYPMGKNDDGPDALEMAVRAALELKVGTKVDYKSVISRALKFRNGSY; translated from the coding sequence ATGATTAACCTCAAGGAATACATCGAAAAACTTGAAGAGCCGGAAGACCGCGAGGAGGTCGCCAATAGGCAATATCAGCGGGAGCTTTTCGAGACATACGCGACACGGGAAGGCAAACACCAAAAGGAACGGGCGCAGCTCTTCAAGGAGTACCAAGACGGAGCCGAGCTCACAGGTGAGAAGGGACTGAGGAAACGCCTCGGGGCCTTCGACCTTGAATATTTTGGCCGGGCATACCTCCCCCACTATTTTGTCAGGGAGTCCCCGAAGTTTCACGGGGAGCTTGACGACATTTGGGAGGATGGCGTGATGAAGGGCAAGAACGCAATCCGGGACGCGAAAGAAATCTCCCGGGCGGAAGGATGCCGGAGAGCGATTGAGGCTCCCCGTGGTCACGCCAAGTCGACGACGTTCACCTTCAAGGACACCGTCCACGCTTCGGCCTACGGTTACAAGCATTACATCATCATCCTCTCGGACAGCTCCGAACAGGCCGAGGGGTTCCTCACCGACATCAAGACGGAGTATGAGGAAAACGCAGCTCTCCGGGAAGACTTCGGGGATATGCAGGGCAAGGTTTGGAAGGCCGGAGTCATCCTGCTTTCAAACGGCGTGAAGATTGAGGCTATCGGCAGCGGCAAGAAAATCCGTGGACGGCGTCACAAGCAATGGCGTCCTGACCTTATCCTTTGCGACGACCTCGAAAACGACGAGAACGTCAACACCCCGGAGCAACGGAAAAAGCTCCGCAATTGGTTTTATAAGGCCGTGTCGAAGGCGGGCGACACCTACACCGACATTGTATATATCGGGACGCTCCTCCACTTCGACGCGCTGCTCGCCAATGTTGCGAAGAATCCGCAGTACAAGACGGTCAAGTATAGGGGCGTCATCAGTTTTGCAAAGAATGAAAAGCTCTGGTCGGCATGGGAGGCAATTTATACCGACCTAAACAATGACGACAGGCAGGAAGACGCGAAGGCGTTCTTTGAGGCGAATCGCGAGGAGATGCTCGAAGGGACGGAGGTTTTGTGGGAAGCCAAGCTCTCTTATTACGACCTCATGGTTATCCGGGTATCTGAAGGCGAGAGCAGCTTCAACAGTGAAATCCAGAACGACCCTATCGACCCCGAAAGCTGTGCATTCAACGAGGAATGGTTCAGTTATTACAAAGACGACGAGGTCGACTTCTCGGATGGCCGCTTCCTCTTTGTGGGGGCGAATGACCCATCCCTCGGCAAGAACAAGAAGAGCGACACGTCGGCAATCATCGGCCTCGCGAAGGACACCCGCACGGGCTATATGTATGTGGTCGTCGCCTCTATTGAGAAGCGCAAGCCGGATGTCATCATCGAAGACGCAATCGAGACCTCAAAGCGGCTCCGGCGTGACTACAAAAAGCCCTTTGCCAAGTTCCGGGTCGAGACGGTGCAGTTTCAGCACTTTTTCAAGGACGTCATGGCGCAGCGCAGCGCGGAGGCCGGAGAGTACCTCCCGATTGAGGAGGTCAACAGCATCCAAAACAAGGACTTGAGAATTCAGTCCTTGCAGCCGTTCGTCAAGAACGGGTACATCAAATTCAACGAGAAGCACAAGACCCTCCTTCAGCAGATGAAGGAATACCCGATGGGCAAGAACGACGACGGGCCGGACGCTCTTGAGATGGCCGTGAGGGCCGCCCTTGAGCTGAAGGTCGGGACAAAGGTCGATTACAAGTCCGTCATCAGCCGGGCTCTCAAATTCAGAAACGGCTCGTATTAA
- a CDS encoding host-nuclease inhibitor Gam family protein produces the protein MARTRIKEAPVYKTWEEVDAALKEIAEAELDLVDIEGEMNKQIQGIKLTAAQEAKPIQDRIAAIGKDIKAFVEEHRGELDGKTKTLNFGKTGFRMSTKVILPKAKEKLAAIIKSLKSRKMNDCIVVTETINKDILKKYTEDEILRVGASLKKEDTFWYETDREKLQALQR, from the coding sequence ATGGCAAGGACAAGAATCAAGGAGGCCCCGGTCTATAAGACATGGGAAGAGGTCGACGCCGCCCTCAAGGAAATCGCCGAGGCTGAGCTTGACCTCGTGGACATAGAGGGCGAAATGAACAAGCAGATTCAAGGCATTAAGCTCACGGCGGCGCAGGAGGCGAAACCTATTCAAGACCGCATCGCCGCTATCGGCAAGGACATCAAGGCGTTTGTTGAGGAGCACCGGGGAGAGCTCGACGGCAAGACAAAGACGCTGAACTTCGGAAAGACGGGCTTCCGCATGAGCACGAAGGTTATACTCCCGAAGGCGAAGGAAAAGCTCGCGGCAATCATCAAGAGCCTCAAGTCCCGCAAGATGAACGACTGCATCGTTGTTACCGAGACCATCAACAAGGACATACTCAAGAAGTACACCGAGGACGAAATCCTCCGGGTCGGAGCGTCGCTGAAAAAAGAAGACACCTTTTGGTATGAGACCGACCGGGAGAAGCTGCAAGCTTTACAGCGTTAG
- a CDS encoding Mor transcription activator family protein, which produces MDALAKELTLEQIPEGLYREIAEAIGVENLVKLTQLVGGSTIYLPKTESVVRPVRDARIREEFNGYNHMELAKKYDVTERWVRQLCGDGHAEGQLSLFDLPGPGDEKAV; this is translated from the coding sequence ATGGACGCATTAGCAAAAGAGCTCACGCTCGAACAGATTCCCGAGGGCCTTTACAGGGAAATAGCGGAAGCAATCGGCGTCGAGAATCTCGTCAAGCTCACACAGCTCGTCGGCGGTTCAACGATATACCTGCCGAAGACTGAAAGTGTCGTCCGCCCGGTCAGAGACGCGAGGATTAGAGAGGAGTTCAACGGGTACAATCACATGGAGCTCGCCAAGAAGTACGATGTAACCGAGCGATGGGTACGACAGTTATGCGGCGACGGCCACGCCGAAGGTCAGCTTTCCCTCTTTGATTTGCCCGGCCCGGGGGATGAAAAGGCCGTGTAA
- a CDS encoding DUF3486 family protein, which translates to MAERRRTRVSSKITQLPDDIKEQLDAQLLDTSNTYEEIAAWLKSEGYNVSKSAVGRYAIRANQAAQRVAETLERTKAIAAAVEKNPDLDFTKASRMVLMDGLMQRVSTAEDDFAEMPLDKAGRLIASLSRVGVYEQKVKRDYKTKMELAFEALEDDLTKAIKSDPQLTRELHAVLQKAREKILTDD; encoded by the coding sequence ATGGCCGAGAGAAGACGGACAAGGGTCAGCTCAAAAATCACACAGCTCCCGGACGACATCAAGGAGCAGCTCGACGCGCAGCTCCTCGACACGTCCAACACCTACGAAGAGATTGCAGCATGGCTCAAGTCGGAGGGTTACAACGTCAGCAAAAGCGCGGTCGGGCGGTATGCTATCCGTGCGAATCAGGCGGCGCAGCGTGTCGCCGAGACCCTTGAACGGACAAAAGCAATCGCCGCAGCCGTCGAGAAAAATCCCGACCTCGACTTCACAAAGGCGTCGAGGATGGTCTTGATGGACGGCTTGATGCAGAGGGTGTCAACGGCGGAGGATGACTTCGCGGAGATGCCGCTTGACAAGGCCGGGCGGCTCATCGCCTCCCTTTCCCGTGTGGGAGTTTATGAGCAGAAGGTCAAACGGGATTATAAAACTAAGATGGAGCTTGCTTTCGAGGCCCTTGAGGACGACCTGACAAAGGCAATCAAGTCAGACCCGCAGCTCACCCGAGAGCTGCACGCAGTCCTCCAAAAGGCCCGTGAGAAGATACTGACAGATGATTAA
- a CDS encoding phage minor head protein — protein MNEVESVISRNKEITFEEAVEYFRGKIPVTAKQFSEIAAEYQSLAFTVSGYTKVQVLKKFHDELLRAIEEGETMRSFRDRMNGFLEAQGYEGITNFQADNIFRTNIQTAYQVGHYRQMTDPDVLKLRPYWIYDAVNDTSTRPSHLAMDGRVFPADSPVWDTWYPPNGFRCRCTVRSLSKRQVEQRGLKVETENPKAAELRDGRFVNILPDPSFSTNPAKVQFTPDLKGYPETLKKAFERSVKAKDKQ, from the coding sequence ATGAATGAAGTTGAGAGCGTTATCTCCCGGAACAAGGAGATAACCTTCGAGGAGGCGGTCGAATACTTCAGGGGTAAAATCCCTGTCACAGCGAAGCAGTTCTCGGAAATCGCGGCGGAGTATCAGTCCCTCGCCTTCACCGTCTCGGGCTATACAAAGGTTCAAGTTCTCAAGAAGTTTCACGACGAGCTCCTCCGGGCGATTGAGGAAGGAGAAACGATGCGGAGCTTCCGGGACAGAATGAACGGGTTCCTTGAGGCTCAAGGGTACGAAGGAATTACGAACTTCCAAGCGGACAATATCTTCAGGACGAACATTCAAACGGCGTATCAAGTCGGGCACTACAGGCAAATGACCGACCCGGATGTCCTGAAGCTCCGGCCTTATTGGATATATGACGCAGTGAACGACACGAGCACCCGTCCCTCACACCTTGCGATGGACGGAAGGGTCTTCCCGGCAGATTCCCCGGTATGGGACACATGGTATCCGCCGAACGGCTTCCGATGCCGCTGCACCGTGCGCTCGCTCTCCAAAAGACAGGTCGAGCAGCGGGGGCTCAAGGTGGAGACAGAGAATCCGAAGGCGGCAGAGCTCCGGGACGGACGCTTCGTGAACATCCTGCCCGACCCGAGCTTCTCGACGAATCCCGCGAAGGTGCAGTTTACACCCGACCTCAAGGGATACCCGGAAACCTTGAAGAAGGCATTTGAGAGGAGCGTGAAAGCCAAAGACAAACAATAA
- a CDS encoding gp436 family protein, giving the protein MAYCETAEVRSMIKDDALNTIIGSDYIEDEAEREAKIIPIIEGAIADAGAEIDGYLAKRYPLPLSPVPQVINKFAKDIAVYNLYSRIGIDESDREKNYLNRYKAAIRFFELLAEGKVEIGAVDTTTAARTGFSVASSPRLFSRDKLKGM; this is encoded by the coding sequence GTGGCATATTGTGAGACCGCAGAAGTCCGCTCCATGATTAAGGATGATGCCCTCAACACCATCATCGGCAGCGACTACATAGAAGACGAGGCCGAGCGTGAGGCGAAAATCATCCCCATCATTGAAGGGGCAATCGCGGACGCAGGGGCGGAGATTGACGGATACCTCGCTAAGAGATACCCTCTCCCTCTCTCCCCTGTCCCACAGGTTATCAATAAGTTCGCAAAGGACATCGCCGTCTATAACCTGTATTCCCGCATCGGTATCGACGAGAGTGACAGAGAAAAGAACTACTTAAACCGCTACAAGGCGGCGATTCGGTTCTTTGAACTGCTGGCGGAGGGTAAGGTCGAAATCGGAGCCGTCGACACCACCACCGCAGCGCGAACAGGCTTCTCGGTCGCATCAAGTCCGCGCCTCTTCTCCCGCGACAAGCTGAAGGGGATGTAA